In Oryza sativa Japonica Group chromosome 2, ASM3414082v1, the following are encoded in one genomic region:
- the LOC4328188 gene encoding probable pyridoxal 5'-phosphate synthase subunit PDX2, with amino-acid sequence MAVVGVLALQGSFNEHLAALRRIGVRGVEVRKPEQLQGLDSLIIPGGESTTMAKLANYHNLFPALREFVGTGRPVWGTCAGLIFLANKAVGQKSGGQELIGGLDCTVHRNFFGSQLQSFETELSVPMLAEKEGGSDTCRGVFIRAPAILDVGSNVEVLADCPVPSDRPSITIASGEGVEEEVYSKDRVIVAVRQGNILATAFHPELTSDSRWHRFFLDMDKESDTKAFSALSLSSSSRDTQDGSKNKPLDLPIFE; translated from the exons atggcgGTCGTCGGCGTCCTCGCGCTGCAGGGCTCCTTCAACGAGCACTTGGCCG CGCTGAGGAGGATCGGGGTGAGGGGGGTGGAGGTGCGGAAGCCGGAGCAGCTGCAGGGGCTCGACTCGCTCATCatccccggcggcgagagcaccACCATGGCCAAACTCGCCAACTACCACAACCTG TTTCCTGCACTTCGAGAATTTGTTGGTACAGGAAGGCCTGTCTGGGGAACTTGTGCTGGACTCATCTTCCTAGCTAACAAGGCAGTAG GCCAAAAATCCGGAGGTCAGGAGCTTATTGGAGGACTAGATTGTACTGTCCACCGGAACTTTTTTGGGAGCCAG CTTCAAAGCTTTGAAACGGAACTTTCAGTGCCAATGCTTGCAGAGAAGGAAGGAGGGAGCGATACATGCCGTGGCGTATTTATACGAGCACCTGCTATCTTGGATGTAGGTTCAAATGTTGAAGTACTGGCGGATTGTCCTGTTCCATCGGATAGACCCAGTATTACAATAGCGTCTGGAGAGGGTGTTGAG GAAGAAGTGTACTCGAAAGATCGGGTAATTGTTGCTGTAAGGCAAGGGAACATCCTCGCTACTGCTTTTCACCCAGAATTGACATCAGACTCTAGATG GCATCGGTTCTTCCTGGACATGGATAAAGAATCTGATACAAAAGCCttctctgctctctctctctcatcatctTCAAGAGACACTCAAGATGGGTCAAAGAATAAGCCTCTTGATCTACCCATCTTCGAGTAG
- the LOC4328186 gene encoding uncharacterized protein isoform X1, with product MLSLLLPPARPRAAVSPDVTASAPRRPAVILPGLGNNTADYARLAAALRDDHGVPAVAVARVSRPDWLRNAAGLVDPSYWRCNLRPRPVLDWYLKRVDEAVSEARELSPNEGISLIGHSAGGWLARVYMEEFDASDISLLLTLGTPHLPPPKGTPGVIDQTRGLLTYVEKNCAPAVYTPELKYVCIAGRYIQGAPLTGNTIATTDDILAVDTPSDIAEAVMVSTNDKSTQSGPTLRARFIGQGYKQVCGRADVWGDGVVPEVSAHLEGALNISFDGVYHSPVGSDDEQRPWYGSPAILKQWVHHLLS from the exons atgctctccctcctcctcccgcccgcgcggccgcgcgccgccgtctcccccgACGTCACCGcctcggcgccgcgccgcccggccgtCATCCTCCCA GGGCTCGGGAACAACACGGCGGACTACGcgcggctcgcggcggcgctgcgggaCGACCACGGGgtgccggccgtcgccgtcgcgcgggTGTCGAGGCCCGACTGGCTCCGCAacgccgccggcctcgtcgaCCCCAGCTACTGGCGATGCAACCTCCGCCCGCGCCCCGTGCTTGACTG GTACCTGAAAAGAGTCGATGAAGCTGTATCTGAGGCGAGAGAACTATCTCCTA ATGAAGGCATATCATTGATAGGGCATTCAGCTGGGGGCTGGCTGGCGCGTGTGTACATGGAAGAATTTGATGCTTCAGACATAAGTTTACTGCTCACACTTGGCACTCCTCACTT ACCACCTCCAAAAGGTACTCCTGGGGTAATTGACCAAACTAGAGGACtactgacctatgttgagaagaATTGTGCCCCAGCAGTTTACACTCCAGAACTAAAATATGTGTGCATTGCTGGAAG GTACATTCAAGGTGCTCCTTTAACTGGGAACACCATCGCTACTACAGATGATATTCTCGCTGTGGATACTCCATCAGATATAGCTGAAGCAGTCATGGTCAGTACCAACGACAAATCTACTCAATCAGGCCCAACCTTGAGAGCCCGCTTCATTGGACAAGGCTACAAGCAG GTCTGTGGCCGTGCTGATGTGTGGGGAGACGGCGTCGTTCCCGAGGTGTCGGCGCATCTAGAAGGCGCACTGAACATAAGCTTCGACGGCGTGTACCACTCTCCTGTAGGTTCTGACGATGAGCAGAGGCCGTGGTATGGTTCACCGGCAATCCTCAAGCAGTGGGTACATCATCTCCTCAGTTGA
- the LOC4328190 gene encoding BOI-related E3 ubiquitin-protein ligase 1 — translation MDGEMFGSGHWGGSFPYASIPKESQFVFDAKASPLQLQLFGSAAVPAVGSTGYYNYIANNHLSAMNQERNTNNDVGHEKQLNLQMSLNYFPVENLDRLARIGNPSAVSTGLRLSYENNEHTSITSGSGNMSSLPIMASFVDEVMAELDKENKEFNCYFGLQVEQLVKCMKDVKQRQMVEFLASLERGVGKKLKEKELEVEAMNRKSKELNEQIRQVALEVQSWQSVALHNQSVANSMKSKLMQMVAHSSNLTREGSGDSEVDNTASSQNVNAVPGVFFQSGLLGINSMADGGLGACRLCRMKEAAVLVMPCRHLCLCADCEKNADVCPVCRFPKSCSVEINMS, via the exons ATGGACGGGGAGATGTTCGGGAGTGGCCACTGGGGTGGTTCCTTCCCCTACGCCTCCATTCCCAAGGAGAGCCAGTTCGTGTTTGATGCCAAGGCCTCgccgctgcagctgcagctcttCGGGAGCGCCGCAG TTCCTGCGGTAGGAAGTACTGGTTATTATAACTACATTGCAAACAACCACCTCTCTGCTATGAATCAAGAAAGAAATACAAACAACGATGTTGGTCATGAAAAGCAACTCAATCTTCAGATGTCCCTGAACTACTTTCCTGTTGAAAATCTTGATCGGTTAGCACGTATTGGTAATCCAAGTGCTGTATCAACTGGGCTAAGACTGTCCTATGAGAACAATGAGCACACTTCAATCACATCTGGCAGTGGTAACATGTCATCATTGCCTATCATGGCATCCTTTGTTGATGAAGTGATGGCTGAATTAGACAAAGAAAACAAAGAGTTCAACTGTTATTTCGGACTTCAG GTGGAACAATTGGTTAAGTGCATGAAAGATGTAAAGCAGAGGCAGATGGTTGAATTTCTTGCATCCCTTGAACGAGGAGTAGGAAAGAAGCTGAAGGAGAAAGAACTCGAGGTGGAGGCCATGAACAGGAAGAGCAAGGAACTGAACGAACAGATCAGGCAGGTTGCATTGGAAGTCCAGTCATGGCAGTCGGTAGCACTGCACAACCAGTCTGTCGCTAACAGCATGAAAAGCAAGCTCATGCAGATGGTAGCCCATAGCAGCAATCTCACCAGGGAAGGCTCTGGCGACAGCGAAGTGGACAACACAGCTTCCAGTCAGAATGTCAATGCTGTGCCTGGGGTTTTCTTCCAGTCAGGCCTCCTCGGCATCAACAGCATGGCTGATGGTGGGCTGGGAGCATGCAGGTTGTGCAGAATGAAGGAGGCAGCGGTGCTGGTGATGCCGTGTCGACACCTCTGCTTGTGTGCTGATTGCGAGAAAAATGCTGACGTGTGCCCTGTCTGCCGCTTCCCCAAGAGTTGCAGCGTTGAGATCAACATGTCATAG
- the LOC4328187 gene encoding upstream activation factor subunit spp27 encodes MAAAARVFRGCRFLMAAAGGKRPASASASASAAGAKVTKTEAAQAKEKRGIMQPVPVSDALSRFAGGAPEMSRAGAVKLIWNHIKANGLQNPANKREINCDDKLKSLFAGKDKVGMMEIAKLLSPHFIKAN; translated from the exons atggcggcggcggctagggttttccGCGGGTGCAGGTTcctcatggcggcggcggggggcaaGAGGCCCGCGTCGGCttccgcgtcggcgtcggcggcgggggcgaagGTGACCAagacggaggcggcgcaggCGAAGGAGAAGCGAGGGATCATGCAGCCCGTGCCGGTCTCCGACGCCCTCAGCaggttcgccggcggcgcccccgAGATGTCCCGTGCTGGCGCCGTCAAGCTCATCTGGAACCACATCAAGGCCAACGGCCTCCAG AACCCAGCAAACAAAAGGGAGATTAACTGTGACGATAAGCTTAAAAGCTTATTCGCCGGGAAGGACAAGGTCGGGATGATGGAGATTGCCAAGCTGCTGTCCCCTCATTTCATTAAAGCTAACTAA
- the LOC4328189 gene encoding probable polygalacturonase At1g80170, which translates to MEAVGGRRRRPRTMLFLVLVALMVIMAMAKTASGGGGDDGGAGGDHDHDHEQFLKLWNGRGGADAKEDYLNWDDDDDDDEDEDEEEEEAEQVMAWAAKCRPPAGRNVVNVDSFGAAGDGCSDDTEAFLNAWKKACSLNNAVFLVPGGRRYKVGAARFIGPCKNRMIIQIQGTIVAPDEPSEWDPASPRLWLLFSGLAGARIQGGGLIDGSGSKWWANSCKIDRSKPCKGAPTALTIDSCRGVSVRNLRLQNAQQMHLTVSRSRDVRLASVRVDSPEDSPNTDGIHVADSTAVTIQSCRIATGDDCISISNGSFAVRMRDIDCGPGHGISIGSLGQGGAFAAVDGVSLDGARVARAQNGVRIKTWQGGAGYVRNVRFAGVRVDGVDHPIVIDQFYCDATRPCRNRTSNVRVSGVVFRNITGTARRAEAIRLACSDAVPCVGIVLSDIDLRREDGGGEVQTVCNCAMGFDDGRVSPAADCLRTSPCGGMSPDDYHPDDKDDDDEVRHTEL; encoded by the exons ATGGAGGCagtaggaggaagaagaagaaggccaagAACAATGCTGTTCTTGGTGCTAGTAGCGTTGATGGTGATCATGGCCATGGCGaagacggcgagcggcggcggcggcgatgacggcggcgccggaggtgacCATGACCATGATCATGAGCAATTCTTGAAGCTTTGGAACGGAAGAGGCGGAGCAGATGCTAAGGAAGATTACCTGAAttgggacgacgacgacgatgatgatgaagatgaagatgaagaagaggaggaggcggagcaggTGATGGCGTGGGCGGCCAagtgccggccgccggcggggaggaACGTGGTGAACGTCGACAGCTTCGGCGCGGCGGGGGACGGCTGCTCCGACGACACGGAG GCGTTCTTGAATGCTTGGAAGAAGGCATGCTCGCTGAACAACGCGGTGTTCTTGGTCCCCGGCGGCCGCCGCTACAAGGTCGGCGCTGCCAGGTTCATCGGGCCCTGCAAGAACAGGATGATCATCCAG ATCCAGGGCACTATCGTGGCGCCAGATGAGCCGTCGGAGTGGGATCCGGCGAGCCCCCGGCTGTGGCTCCTCTTCTCCGGTCTCGCCGGCGCCCGCATCCAGGGCGGCGGTCTCATCGACGGCTCCGGCTCCAAATGGTGGGCCAACTCCTGCAAGATTGACCGCTCCAAG CCATGCAAAGGAGCACCTACG GCTTTGACCATCGACTCGTGCAGGGGGGTGAGCGTGCGGAACCTGCGCCTGCAGAACGCGCAGCAGATGCACCTGACGGTGTCGCGCTCCCGCGACGTGCGCCTCGCCAGCGTCCGCGTCGACTCGCCGGAGGACAGCCCGAACACCGACGGCATCCACGTCGCCGACTCCACCGCCGTCACCATCCAGTCCTGCCGCAtcgccaccggcgacgactGCATCTCCATCTCCAACGGCAGCTTCGCCGTCCGCATGCGGGACATCGACTGCGGCCCCGGCCACGGCATCAGCATCGGCAGCCTCGGCCAGGGCGGCgcgttcgccgccgtcgacggcgtgTCCCTCGACGGCGCCCGCGTCGCGCGCGCCCAGAACGGCGTCCGCATCAAGACGTggcagggcggcgccggctacgTCCGGAACGTGCGGTTCGCCGGCGTGCGCGTCGACGGCGTCGACCACCCCATCGTCATCGACCAGTTCTACTGCGACGCGACGCGGCCGTGCCGGAACCGGACGTCGAACGTGCGGGTGAGCGGCGTGGTGTTCCGGAACATCACCGGGACGGCGAGGCGCGCGGAGGCGATCAGGCTGGCGTGCAGCGACGCCGTGCCTTGCGTCGGCATCGTGCTCAGCGACATCGACCTGCgccgcgaggacggcggcggcgaggtgcagACCGTCTGCAACTGCGCCATGGGCTTCGACGACGGCCGCGTCAGCCCCGCCGCCGACTGCCTCAGGACCAGCCCCTGCGGCGGCATGTCGCCGGACGACTACCACCCCGACGacaaagacgacgacgacgaggtccgGCATACCGAGCtgtga
- the LOC4328186 gene encoding uncharacterized protein isoform X2, with amino-acid sequence MAQGLGNNTADYARLAAALRDDHGVPAVAVARVSRPDWLRNAAGLVDPSYWRCNLRPRPVLDWYLKRVDEAVSEARELSPNEGISLIGHSAGGWLARVYMEEFDASDISLLLTLGTPHLPPPKGTPGVIDQTRGLLTYVEKNCAPAVYTPELKYVCIAGRYIQGAPLTGNTIATTDDILAVDTPSDIAEAVMVSTNDKSTQSGPTLRARFIGQGYKQVCGRADVWGDGVVPEVSAHLEGALNISFDGVYHSPVGSDDEQRPWYGSPAILKQWVHHLLS; translated from the exons A TGGCGCAGGGGCTCGGGAACAACACGGCGGACTACGcgcggctcgcggcggcgctgcgggaCGACCACGGGgtgccggccgtcgccgtcgcgcgggTGTCGAGGCCCGACTGGCTCCGCAacgccgccggcctcgtcgaCCCCAGCTACTGGCGATGCAACCTCCGCCCGCGCCCCGTGCTTGACTG GTACCTGAAAAGAGTCGATGAAGCTGTATCTGAGGCGAGAGAACTATCTCCTA ATGAAGGCATATCATTGATAGGGCATTCAGCTGGGGGCTGGCTGGCGCGTGTGTACATGGAAGAATTTGATGCTTCAGACATAAGTTTACTGCTCACACTTGGCACTCCTCACTT ACCACCTCCAAAAGGTACTCCTGGGGTAATTGACCAAACTAGAGGACtactgacctatgttgagaagaATTGTGCCCCAGCAGTTTACACTCCAGAACTAAAATATGTGTGCATTGCTGGAAG GTACATTCAAGGTGCTCCTTTAACTGGGAACACCATCGCTACTACAGATGATATTCTCGCTGTGGATACTCCATCAGATATAGCTGAAGCAGTCATGGTCAGTACCAACGACAAATCTACTCAATCAGGCCCAACCTTGAGAGCCCGCTTCATTGGACAAGGCTACAAGCAG GTCTGTGGCCGTGCTGATGTGTGGGGAGACGGCGTCGTTCCCGAGGTGTCGGCGCATCTAGAAGGCGCACTGAACATAAGCTTCGACGGCGTGTACCACTCTCCTGTAGGTTCTGACGATGAGCAGAGGCCGTGGTATGGTTCACCGGCAATCCTCAAGCAGTGGGTACATCATCTCCTCAGTTGA
- the LOC4328185 gene encoding protein RESPONSE TO LOW SULFUR 3: MAPAMFVGIAAAGGKKGGAKDEAEELRRRNAELEREVAALRAEVAAARRRAETAEEAEERLCVQLGEAEVEAVELAREYQCRVHDLARELAAARLLVSSPSP; encoded by the coding sequence ATGGCGCCGGCAATGTTCGTCggaatcgccgccgccggagggaaGAAGGGAGGGGCGAAGGATGAGGCGgaggagctgcggcggcggaacgcggagctggagagggaggtggcggcgctgcgggcggaggtggcggcggcgcggcggcgcgcggagacggcggaggaggccgaggagcgGCTGTGCGTGCAGCTgggcgaggcggaggtggaggcggtggagctcgCGCGGGAGTACCAGTGCCGCGTCCACGACCTCGcccgcgagctcgccgccgccagacTGCTCGTCTCATCCCCATCGCCATGA